From Rubrivirga sp. SAORIC476, a single genomic window includes:
- the murD gene encoding UDP-N-acetylmuramoyl-L-alanine--D-glutamate ligase gives MSAAELRLPPVLPEAPASAEALRAAVPGARVTVVGGARSGLSVARLLARHGAHVFLTDHGAAEAGVADALARDGVESEFGGHTARALDCDWVVLSPGVPTTSPLVQSALQQKRPVYAEIEVASWFCPGPIVAVTGSNGKTTTTSLIAHVCATDGRAHVVAGNIGTAFSDFVDDLDEDTVVVLEVSSFQLDHIVTFRPHVAVLLNITPDHLDRYDHDLSRYAAAKFRLFANSQPGDWLVYNQDDPLVREHVQHLSAERGLVPVAFSVTDEPAPGAFVRDGHLVLDLPAIGTPPGASPPMIRSEDFMPTSDLALRGRHNLYNSLASAIVARAVEIRSDVVRESLTSFEGVPHRLETVRTVGGVAFVNDSKATNVNAVWYALESFPSTDGPSVVLIAGGRDKGNDYEPLQRLVAEKVKGIVAIGEGAEAVEQDLGPHTARVARADSMQEAIQYAQLMAEAGDTVLLSPACASFDMFENYEDRGDTFKRLVHAL, from the coding sequence ATGAGCGCCGCCGAGCTCCGTCTCCCGCCGGTTCTGCCCGAGGCGCCCGCCTCGGCGGAGGCGCTGCGCGCGGCCGTGCCCGGTGCGCGGGTGACCGTCGTCGGAGGCGCACGGTCCGGCCTGTCCGTCGCCCGCCTGCTGGCCCGCCACGGCGCGCACGTCTTCCTGACCGACCACGGCGCGGCCGAAGCGGGCGTGGCCGACGCGCTGGCCCGCGACGGCGTGGAGAGCGAGTTCGGCGGCCACACCGCGCGGGCGCTCGACTGCGACTGGGTGGTGCTCAGCCCCGGCGTGCCGACCACGAGCCCTCTCGTCCAGAGCGCGCTGCAGCAGAAGCGGCCGGTGTATGCCGAGATCGAGGTCGCGAGCTGGTTCTGCCCCGGCCCCATCGTGGCGGTCACCGGCTCCAACGGCAAGACGACCACCACGTCGCTGATCGCCCACGTCTGCGCCACCGACGGCCGCGCGCACGTCGTCGCCGGCAACATCGGCACCGCCTTCTCCGACTTCGTCGACGATCTCGACGAGGACACGGTCGTGGTGCTGGAGGTGTCCAGCTTCCAGCTCGACCACATCGTCACGTTCCGTCCGCACGTGGCGGTCCTGCTCAACATCACACCCGACCACCTCGACCGCTACGACCACGACCTGTCGCGGTACGCGGCGGCCAAGTTTCGCCTCTTCGCCAACTCCCAGCCGGGCGACTGGCTGGTCTACAACCAGGACGACCCGCTCGTCCGCGAGCACGTCCAGCATCTGTCCGCCGAGCGCGGGCTCGTCCCCGTCGCCTTCTCGGTGACCGACGAGCCCGCGCCCGGTGCGTTCGTACGCGACGGCCATCTCGTCCTGGACCTTCCCGCTATCGGCACCCCTCCCGGTGCGTCCCCCCCCATGATCCGTTCCGAGGACTTTATGCCCACGTCTGACCTCGCGCTCCGCGGGCGCCACAACCTCTACAACTCCCTCGCCTCGGCCATCGTGGCCCGCGCGGTCGAGATCCGGAGCGACGTCGTCCGGGAGAGCCTCACGTCCTTCGAGGGCGTGCCGCACCGCCTGGAGACCGTCCGCACGGTCGGCGGCGTCGCGTTCGTCAACGACTCGAAGGCGACCAACGTGAACGCGGTCTGGTACGCGCTGGAGAGCTTCCCGTCCACCGACGGCCCCAGCGTGGTGCTGATCGCGGGCGGGCGCGACAAGGGCAACGACTACGAGCCGCTCCAGCGCCTAGTGGCGGAGAAGGTCAAGGGCATCGTCGCCATCGGGGAGGGCGCCGAGGCCGTCGAGCAGGACCTCGGGCCGCACACCGCCCGCGTCGCCCGCGCCGACTCCATGCAGGAGGCCATCCAGTACGCCCAGCTCATGGCCGAGGCGGGCGACACGGTCCTCCTCAGCCCCGCCTGCGCCTCGTTCGACATGTTCGAGAACTACGAGGACCGCGGCGACACCTTCAAGCGCCTCGTCCACGCGCTCTGA